The Pseudophaeobacter arcticus DSM 23566 genome includes a region encoding these proteins:
- a CDS encoding cupin domain-containing protein, which translates to MDINADFTKRALVHSADEPWVASPMAGVDRRMLDRIGDEVARATTIVRYAPGSHFSAHTHTGGEEFIVLEGVFQDEHGDYPAGSYVRNPPTTSHTPGSKAGCTIFVKLWQFDMADRTQFCKKMTQDAAPGKDGIATLELHRDARERVTYHQISAETSFEVTDPGGIELLVLDGSLREAGDQLETGAWLRLPEGQPLRALSGHKGAKVWVKTGHLRFAKPPAA; encoded by the coding sequence ATGGACATTAATGCAGACTTCACCAAACGCGCCTTGGTTCATTCCGCTGATGAGCCCTGGGTTGCCTCCCCGATGGCTGGTGTTGATCGGCGGATGCTTGACCGAATTGGAGATGAGGTGGCCCGCGCCACCACAATTGTAAGATATGCCCCCGGTAGCCATTTTTCCGCCCACACCCATACTGGCGGCGAAGAGTTCATTGTTCTGGAGGGGGTGTTTCAGGATGAACATGGGGACTATCCGGCAGGCAGCTATGTCCGCAACCCGCCCACCACCAGCCACACACCGGGATCCAAAGCGGGCTGCACGATCTTTGTCAAACTCTGGCAGTTTGACATGGCGGACCGGACCCAGTTTTGCAAGAAAATGACCCAGGATGCGGCCCCTGGCAAAGATGGTATTGCCACGCTTGAGCTGCACCGTGACGCCCGCGAAAGGGTCACCTATCACCAAATTTCTGCGGAGACCTCTTTTGAGGTAACCGACCCTGGAGGCATTGAACTGCTGGTGCTCGACGGCAGCCTGCGCGAGGCTGGCGATCAACTTGAAACCGGTGCCTGGCTGCGCCTGCCCGAAGGACAGCCGCTTAGGGCCTTGTCAGGGCACAAGGGGGCGAAGGTCTGGGTGAAAACCGGCCACCTGCGCTTTGCCAAACCTCCGGCGGCGTGA
- a CDS encoding nitroreductase: MELEQAINERRSIRGFTKEPVSKELLQDIIALANRAPSSMNTQPWHLHVLTGEPLEQVRRGNTERMLDGTPPSRDIEDYAAYEGEHRTRQIEIAVQLFEAMGIERHDKERRQDWVMRGFRQFDAPVSIVVCFDRSLLDNTIAHFDTGAMTYGLVLAAWSKGLGAVINGQGIMQSPVVRDVANIPEDQIILTCVALGWPDEDFVANSVVSRRRALENTTHFLGFEG; this comes from the coding sequence ATGGAACTCGAACAGGCAATAAACGAGCGGCGCTCAATTCGTGGCTTTACCAAGGAGCCCGTTTCAAAAGAACTCCTGCAGGATATCATTGCGCTGGCCAACCGGGCGCCCTCGTCGATGAACACCCAGCCCTGGCACCTGCATGTGCTGACCGGAGAGCCGCTGGAACAGGTGCGCCGCGGCAATACCGAACGGATGCTGGATGGAACACCGCCCAGCCGCGATATTGAAGACTACGCCGCCTATGAGGGCGAGCACCGGACCCGCCAGATCGAAATTGCGGTACAGTTGTTTGAAGCCATGGGGATCGAGCGGCACGACAAGGAGCGCCGCCAGGACTGGGTGATGCGGGGCTTCCGCCAGTTTGATGCCCCCGTCTCAATTGTTGTCTGCTTTGATCGGTCGCTTTTGGACAATACCATTGCCCATTTTGATACCGGTGCCATGACCTACGGGCTGGTGCTGGCTGCCTGGAGCAAGGGCCTGGGCGCGGTGATCAATGGGCAGGGTATCATGCAAAGCCCGGTGGTGCGTGACGTCGCCAACATTCCCGAGGACCAGATTATTCTGACCTGTGTGGCTTTGGGATGGCCAGATGAGGATTTTGTCGCAAACTCAGTGGTTTCGCGTCGCCGCGCGCTCGAAAACACCACCCATTTTCTTGGCTTTGAAGGCTAG
- a CDS encoding class I SAM-dependent methyltransferase: protein MNILNRIFYKKRKFYDDDFDWESYTADSYKRRLIGDVEKDHDVIAKSTELSFDPETGHVIKQGRSLHPNQHLIYEVIGQLQPASVHEVGCGAADHLGNAVAFYPNTQFSGSDRGATQLDLARSRHPELKDRLKLQDITMPFSRQWPKSDLIYSQAVLMHIHTAVSHFVALCNMVNMANNYVLLMENYQCHNFVQDIIGLRDGGHLAWDETHIYRFDGSTGARAILLSRTPLDYEELTSDAQIRAGLDPSRRRLNRAAEDSSRATFGY from the coding sequence ATGAATATTTTGAACAGAATTTTCTACAAAAAAAGAAAGTTTTACGACGACGATTTTGACTGGGAAAGCTACACAGCGGATTCCTATAAACGCCGTTTGATTGGCGACGTTGAAAAAGATCACGACGTCATTGCCAAGTCCACCGAGCTGAGTTTCGACCCGGAAACTGGCCATGTGATCAAACAGGGCCGCTCGCTGCATCCCAACCAGCATTTGATCTACGAAGTCATTGGCCAACTGCAACCCGCTTCGGTTCACGAAGTCGGCTGCGGTGCGGCTGACCATCTGGGCAATGCTGTCGCGTTTTATCCCAACACCCAGTTTTCTGGCAGTGACCGTGGTGCCACGCAACTTGACCTTGCGCGCAGCCGTCACCCCGAGCTGAAAGACCGTCTGAAGCTGCAGGACATCACCATGCCGTTTTCTCGCCAATGGCCGAAATCGGATCTGATCTACAGCCAGGCTGTCCTGATGCATATCCATACTGCAGTCAGTCACTTTGTGGCCCTCTGCAACATGGTCAATATGGCCAACAACTACGTTTTGCTGATGGAGAACTATCAGTGCCACAATTTTGTTCAGGACATTATTGGGCTGCGTGACGGGGGGCATCTGGCCTGGGATGAAACCCATATCTATCGGTTTGATGGATCAACCGGCGCCCGGGCGATCCTGTTGTCGAGAACCCCACTGGACTATGAAGAACTGACCAGTGACGCGCAAATCCGTGCAGGTCTTGACCCGTCGCGTCGGCGTCTGAACCGCGCTGCCGAAGACAGCTCCAGGGCAACGTTCGGATACTAA
- a CDS encoding PepSY domain-containing protein, with the protein MRKFTLLALLAIASPALADSITKDSVLGTNMEEVQASLTAMGYDVRKAEMEDGQIEVYFVRDGQMGEVYVNPQTGAVIKLKTK; encoded by the coding sequence ATGCGCAAATTTACCCTGCTTGCCCTGCTTGCCATCGCCTCTCCCGCCCTTGCCGATAGCATCACAAAAGACAGTGTGCTTGGCACCAACATGGAAGAGGTACAGGCCTCGCTGACTGCGATGGGCTATGACGTCCGCAAAGCTGAGATGGAAGACGGACAAATCGAAGTCTACTTCGTGCGCGACGGTCAAATGGGAGAGGTCTATGTGAATCCCCAGACCGGCGCAGTCATTAAGCTAAAGACGAAGTGA
- a CDS encoding cytochrome b/b6 domain-containing protein, producing the protein MSKQNSGRTGARDRTGARDILVWDPLVRLIHWSLALTILLNGALVEEESKVHEWIGYIALGLVGIRLVWALIGPKHARFSAFPPSPGRAIRYLRDVLSGDRTVHLSHNPLGALMVYNIWISVIVIGSTGYMMTTISFFGVDWVEELHEVAFGWLLFSVALHVAGVAFDSWRSGVNLVRSMVSGRKAIPKGREIE; encoded by the coding sequence ATGTCCAAACAGAACAGCGGGCGCACAGGCGCCCGCGACAGAACAGGTGCCCGCGATATCCTGGTCTGGGACCCGCTGGTCCGGTTAATACATTGGTCGCTTGCCCTGACCATTCTTCTCAATGGCGCACTGGTGGAGGAGGAAAGCAAAGTTCACGAATGGATCGGCTACATCGCGCTTGGGTTGGTTGGTATTCGTCTGGTCTGGGCTTTGATCGGCCCGAAACACGCGCGGTTTTCGGCCTTCCCACCAAGCCCAGGCCGGGCAATCCGATACCTCCGAGACGTCCTTTCTGGCGACCGGACTGTGCACCTGTCGCACAATCCACTTGGGGCTCTTATGGTCTACAACATCTGGATCTCGGTCATAGTCATCGGCAGTACGGGCTACATGATGACCACGATCTCCTTCTTCGGTGTCGATTGGGTCGAGGAACTGCATGAGGTTGCTTTTGGCTGGCTGCTGTTCTCGGTTGCGCTGCATGTGGCCGGTGTGGCGTTTGACAGCTGGCGCTCCGGTGTCAATCTGGTCCGTTCCATGGTAAGCGGGCGCAAAGCCATTCCGAAAGGACGCGAGATAGAATGA
- a CDS encoding helix-turn-helix transcriptional regulator yields the protein MCALFFIGDVVKDFREDGQFDNPHLILESVAAASLIAGVIFLMFELRGLLARMSEMQRGLDIARGHLAEIIDAFFAEWKLTAAERDVAIMMLKGVDNDTIARVRKTAPGTVRAQATRIYSKSTTDGRAQFISLFMEELLSGDIAPDENVAPESSENPNKKTAGSPKQSSAKELT from the coding sequence ATGTGCGCGCTGTTCTTCATCGGCGATGTGGTCAAAGACTTTCGCGAGGACGGGCAGTTTGACAATCCACATCTGATCCTGGAATCTGTGGCTGCGGCATCCCTTATTGCTGGCGTCATCTTTCTCATGTTTGAACTGCGCGGCCTGCTGGCTCGCATGTCGGAAATGCAGCGCGGGCTTGATATTGCCCGTGGCCATCTGGCTGAGATCATTGATGCCTTCTTTGCCGAATGGAAGCTGACAGCCGCGGAACGGGACGTCGCCATCATGATGCTCAAAGGGGTGGACAACGACACCATCGCACGCGTCAGGAAAACCGCACCAGGAACGGTACGGGCACAGGCCACACGCATCTATTCAAAATCGACGACAGACGGGCGGGCGCAGTTCATCAGCCTCTTTATGGAAGAGTTGTTGTCAGGCGACATTGCACCCGATGAAAATGTCGCTCCGGAAAGTTCAGAAAATCCCAACAAAAAGACCGCGGGATCGCCAAAGCAATCCTCTGCAAAGGAACTCACATGA